Proteins from one Geothermobacter hydrogeniphilus genomic window:
- a CDS encoding helix-turn-helix domain-containing protein translates to MKTKAVNSKSLGIILKSVRKSKGLNQTETGKLVGVDQTTISKIERGESNARIDTLFRILAALDMELIVRPREKTSDMSEGDTW, encoded by the coding sequence ATGAAAACAAAAGCTGTCAACTCCAAAAGCCTTGGGATAATCCTGAAATCCGTGAGAAAAAGTAAAGGTCTCAACCAGACGGAGACCGGAAAACTCGTGGGGGTTGACCAAACAACCATATCTAAAATTGAGAGAGGTGAGTCCAACGCTCGAATCGATACACTATTCCGGATATTAGCGGCCCTGGACATGGAATTGATCGTGAGACCCCGAGAAAAAACATCCGACATGAGCGAAGGAGACACCTGGTAA
- a CDS encoding type II toxin-antitoxin system HipA family toxin: protein MGRKRLGSELFIFMNGEKVGLLSRASNGKLAFQYDATWLDSKSGRPLSLSMPLTDQTYSGDEVENYFDNLLPDSQPIRNRIQQRFGARSNRGFDLLWHVGSDCVGAIQLLPEDTQVDVQKIESESLSDAEIAETLKSYRTMPLGMREDKEFRISIAGAQEKTALLRLDDEWHRPLGMTPTSHIFKLPIGRIEHSGMDLSDSVENEWLCHAILKAYEIPVANTEMMTFEDTKALVVERFDRRWSTDKSWLIRLPQEDMCQALGVPPALKYESDGGPGIEQIMKLLLGSAHSLADRRTFMTRVFLFWVLGAIDGHAKNFSLALKPGGEFQLTPAYDVLSAYPLIAKKQLEQRRMTMAMSLRGKNRQYQWERMFGRHWLSTAKRCNFPSDEMTQIIERIMGEMDPVIERVSARLPKGFPDDVATPIFDGMKRARERMG from the coding sequence ATGGGGCGAAAACGACTGGGTTCTGAATTATTCATTTTCATGAACGGGGAAAAAGTGGGGCTTCTTTCCAGGGCCTCAAACGGAAAGCTCGCATTCCAATACGACGCGACATGGCTGGACAGTAAATCCGGGCGCCCCTTGTCGCTGTCAATGCCCTTAACAGATCAAACTTATTCGGGCGATGAAGTCGAAAACTATTTCGACAACCTTCTCCCTGACAGCCAGCCGATAAGAAACCGTATCCAGCAAAGGTTTGGGGCCAGATCAAACCGGGGATTTGATCTGTTATGGCACGTGGGTAGCGATTGCGTCGGTGCAATACAGTTGTTGCCTGAAGATACTCAAGTCGATGTCCAGAAAATAGAATCCGAGTCATTAAGCGACGCAGAAATTGCTGAAACGCTCAAAAGTTACAGGACCATGCCTTTGGGCATGCGAGAGGATAAAGAGTTTCGCATCTCGATAGCCGGGGCACAGGAAAAAACCGCGCTCCTGCGGCTTGACGATGAGTGGCATCGGCCTCTAGGGATGACCCCAACAAGTCACATCTTCAAGCTCCCGATCGGCCGTATTGAACATAGCGGCATGGATTTGAGCGACAGCGTAGAAAATGAATGGCTTTGCCATGCCATCCTGAAAGCCTATGAAATCCCCGTAGCCAATACGGAAATGATGACCTTTGAGGACACAAAAGCTCTCGTCGTGGAACGCTTTGATCGTCGCTGGTCAACTGACAAGTCGTGGTTGATCCGCCTGCCCCAGGAAGACATGTGCCAGGCCCTGGGGGTTCCTCCGGCACTGAAATATGAGTCTGATGGGGGACCAGGCATTGAGCAGATCATGAAATTGCTGCTGGGATCGGCCCATAGCCTTGCTGATCGTAGAACTTTCATGACCCGGGTTTTTCTGTTCTGGGTACTGGGGGCGATTGACGGACATGCCAAAAACTTCAGTCTAGCGCTGAAACCCGGTGGAGAATTCCAACTGACGCCTGCCTATGATGTGCTGTCAGCCTATCCGCTAATTGCCAAAAAACAGCTTGAGCAAAGGCGGATGACCATGGCAATGTCCTTAAGAGGCAAGAACCGCCAATATCAGTGGGAAAGGATGTTTGGCAGGCACTGGCTATCGACTGCCAAACGCTGCAACTTCCCAAGCGACGAAATGACTCAGATCATCGAAAGGATAATGGGGGAAATGGATCCTGTCATTGAGCGAGTCAGCGCTCGGCTACCCAAAGGTTTCCCCGACGATGTTGCCACGCCGATTTTTGACGGCATGAAAAGAGCAAGAGAGCGCATGGGCTGA